The proteins below come from a single Miscanthus floridulus cultivar M001 chromosome 1, ASM1932011v1, whole genome shotgun sequence genomic window:
- the LOC136476016 gene encoding uncharacterized protein: MASRLLHLRRLLTPPSPLPAASFSTAVTPTPRVSALVDEICGLTLLEASSLADALLGRLGVDQLPPLTILTGGAAPLVGGGAGPGAAGEEAKAKEEKMAFDVKLEGFDAAAKLKIIKELRAFTSLGLKEAKELVEKAPAVLKAGVPKEEAESIAEKMRAVGAKIVLE, from the coding sequence ATGGCGTcccgcctcctccacctccgccgcctcctgactcccccctcccccctccctgctgcctccttctccaccgctgTCACCCCGACCCCGCGCGTCTCCGCGCTCGTCGACGAGATCTGCGGGCTCACCCTCCTCGAGGCCTCTTCCCTCGCCGACGCCCTGCTCGGCCGCCTCGGCGTGGACCAGCTGCCCCCACTAACTATCCTCACGGGCGGCGCCGCGCCGCTCGTCGGCGGCGGAGCAGGTCCCGGGGCGGCCGGCGAGGAGGCGAAGGCCAAGGAGGAGAAGATGGCATTCGACGTGAAGCTGGAGGGGTTCGACGCCGCGGCGAAGCTCAAGATCATCAAGGAGCTCAGGGCGTTCACGAGTTTGGGTCTGAAGGAGGCCAAGGAGCTCGTGGAGAAGGCGCCTGCCGTGCTGAAGGCCGGAGTTCCCAAGGAGGAGGCGGAGAGTATCGCCGAGAAGATGAGGGCGGTCGGCGCCAAGATTGTTCTCGAGTGA
- the LOC136476025 gene encoding uncharacterized protein, producing the protein MSRYVEMLDMGVRIAARFHSHCPQTARLYYKPPQTQSAGTSSSSSSAGAADDAAKARTFGLDAAAVLRPFASAAAGEFRPGFQRHEFDTAQVVGYEVV; encoded by the coding sequence ATGTCTCGGTACGTGGAGATGCTGGACATGGGCGTGCGCATCGCGGCGAGGTTCCACTCGCACTGCCCGCAGACGGCGCGATTGTACTACAAGCCGCCGCAGACCCAGTCGGCGGggacgtcgtcctcctcctcctcggcgggCGCGGCCGACGACGCCGCCAAGGCCAGGACCTTCGGTCTCGACGCCGCGGCGGTCCTGCGGCCCTTCGCGTCCGCGGCGGCAGGGGAGTTCCGGCCGGGGTTCCAGCGCCACGAGTTCGACACCGCGCAGGTCGTCGGATACGAGGTTGTCTGA
- the LOC136476030 gene encoding uncharacterized protein → MARYVEMLDMGVRIAARFHSHCPQTARMYYKPPQTQTQSTATSSSSSAYDAKSTSFALDAPSALRRPFALAAAGEFRAGDRLGHQLHGFDTAQVVVYEVV, encoded by the coding sequence ATGGCTCGGTACGTGGAGATGCTGGACATGGGCGTGCGCATCGCCGCGAGGTTCCACTCGCACTGCCCGCAGACGGCGCGCATGTACTACAAGCCGCCGCAGACCCAGACCCAGTCGACGgcgacgtcgtcgtcgtcctcggccTACGACGCCAAGTCCACGAGCTTCGCCCTCGACGCGCCGTCGGCCCTGCGGCGGCCCTTCGCGCTCGCGGCCGCGGGGGAGTTCCGCGCCGGTGACCGGTTGGGCCACCAGCTTCACGGCTTCGACACCGCGCAAGTCGTCGTGTACGAGGTGGTGTGA
- the LOC136476039 gene encoding folate transporter 1, chloroplastic-like isoform X1 has translation MPPGTSPAAAEAEAWTWENAAAGAAAGFTTVAALHPLDVVRTRFQVSGGRGWSEVPPYRNTAHAVYTITRSEGLRGLYAGFYPAVLGSTVSWGLYFFFYNRAKQRYLQRKDDQLHPVHHLISAAEAGALVSMFTNPIWLVKTRLQLQTPKHHTSQYSGFSDALRTILREEGFLALYRGIGPGLLLVTHGAIQFTAYEELRKAMIFFKSTQSRTDNRGGEESLLNSIDFAVLGAGSKVAAILLTYPYQVIRARLQQRPGTDGTPKYSNSWHVVKETARYEGVHGFYRGITSNLLKNLPAASLTFVVYENVIKLFKATKEKT, from the exons ATGCCGCCGGGGACCTCTccagcggcggcggaggccgaGGCATGGACGTGGGAGAACGCAGCGGCTGGAGCTGCCGCCGGGTTCACCACGGTCGCGGCCCTCCATCCGCTCGACGTCGTCCGCACCCGCTTCCAAG TGAGCGGCGGGAGGGGGTGGTCTGAGGTGCCTCCGTACAGGAACACCGCGCACGCTGTGTACACCATCACACGATCTGAG GGCCTGAGAGGACTTTATGCAGGGTTTTATCCTGCAGTTCTTGGATCAACTGTTTCCTGGGGCTTATATTTCTTTTT TTATAACAGGGCTAAACAAAGGTACTTACAGAGGAAGGATGACCAGCTTCATCCAGTTCATCATCTCATCTCAGCTGCAGAAGCAGGTGCTTTG GTTTCCATGTTTACAAATCCCATATGGCTGGTGAAAACAAGATTGCAACTGCAAACACCTAAACACCATACTTCTCAGTATTCTGGGTTTTCTG ATGCTTTGAGAACTATTCTAAGAGAGGAGGGATTTCTTGCACTTTATAGAGGAATTGGACCTGGGCTTTTGCTG GTCACCCATGGTGCAATACAGTTCACAGCCTATGAGGAACTTCGCAAAGCTATGATATTCTTCAAAAGTACACAATCAAGGACAGACAacagaggaggcgaggagtcatTG CTGAATTCCATCGATTTTGCGGTACTTGGGGCTGGTTCAAAAGTAGCTGCTATTCTACTTACTTATCCTTACCAG GTCATCCGAGCCCGCTTGCAG CAACGGCCTGGCACTGATGGTACTCCAAAGTACTCAAATAGCTGGCATGTAGTGAAGGAAACTGCAAG GTATGAAGGCGTCCATGGATTTTATAGGGGCATCACGTCCAATCTACTGAAAAACCTTCCAGCTGCTTCCCTCACGTTTGTGGTGTATGAAAATGTTATCAAACTATTCAAAGCAACCAAGGAGAAGACATAG
- the LOC136476039 gene encoding folate transporter 1, chloroplastic-like isoform X2, with protein sequence MPPGTSPAAAEAEAWTWENAAAGAAAGFTTVAALHPLDVVRTRFQVSGGRGWSEVPPYRNTAHAVYTITRSEGLRGLYAGFYPAVLGSTVSWGLYFFFYNRAKQRYLQRKDDQLHPVHHLISAAEAGALVSMFTNPIWLVKTRLQLQTPKHHTSQYSGFSDALRTILREEGFLALYRGIGPGLLLVTHGAIQFTAYEELRKAMIFFKSTQSRTDNRGGEESLVYSTFPLNIYQLKVFVICRSSEPACSNGLALMVLQSTQIAGM encoded by the exons ATGCCGCCGGGGACCTCTccagcggcggcggaggccgaGGCATGGACGTGGGAGAACGCAGCGGCTGGAGCTGCCGCCGGGTTCACCACGGTCGCGGCCCTCCATCCGCTCGACGTCGTCCGCACCCGCTTCCAAG TGAGCGGCGGGAGGGGGTGGTCTGAGGTGCCTCCGTACAGGAACACCGCGCACGCTGTGTACACCATCACACGATCTGAG GGCCTGAGAGGACTTTATGCAGGGTTTTATCCTGCAGTTCTTGGATCAACTGTTTCCTGGGGCTTATATTTCTTTTT TTATAACAGGGCTAAACAAAGGTACTTACAGAGGAAGGATGACCAGCTTCATCCAGTTCATCATCTCATCTCAGCTGCAGAAGCAGGTGCTTTG GTTTCCATGTTTACAAATCCCATATGGCTGGTGAAAACAAGATTGCAACTGCAAACACCTAAACACCATACTTCTCAGTATTCTGGGTTTTCTG ATGCTTTGAGAACTATTCTAAGAGAGGAGGGATTTCTTGCACTTTATAGAGGAATTGGACCTGGGCTTTTGCTG GTCACCCATGGTGCAATACAGTTCACAGCCTATGAGGAACTTCGCAAAGCTATGATATTCTTCAAAAGTACACAATCAAGGACAGACAacagaggaggcgaggagtcatTG GTATATTCTACCTTCCCATTGAACATATATCAATTGAAGGTTTTTGTAATCTGCAGGTCATCCGAGCCCGCTTGCAG CAACGGCCTGGCACTGATGGTACTCCAAAGTACTCAAATAGCTGGCATGTAG
- the LOC136476039 gene encoding folate transporter 1, chloroplastic-like isoform X3 — MPPGTSPAAAEAEAWTWENAAAGAAAGFTTVAALHPLDVVRTRFQVSGGRGWSEVPPYRNTAHAVYTITRSEGLRGLYAGFYPAVLGSTVSWGLYFFFYNRAKQRYLQRKDDQLHPVHHLISAAEAGALVSMFTNPIWLVKTRLQLQTPKHHTSQYSGFSDALRTILREEGFLALYRGIGPGLLLVTHGAIQFTAYEELRKAMIFFKSTQSRTDNRGGEESLLNSIDFAVLGAGSKVAAILLTYPYQVIRARLQVSV; from the exons ATGCCGCCGGGGACCTCTccagcggcggcggaggccgaGGCATGGACGTGGGAGAACGCAGCGGCTGGAGCTGCCGCCGGGTTCACCACGGTCGCGGCCCTCCATCCGCTCGACGTCGTCCGCACCCGCTTCCAAG TGAGCGGCGGGAGGGGGTGGTCTGAGGTGCCTCCGTACAGGAACACCGCGCACGCTGTGTACACCATCACACGATCTGAG GGCCTGAGAGGACTTTATGCAGGGTTTTATCCTGCAGTTCTTGGATCAACTGTTTCCTGGGGCTTATATTTCTTTTT TTATAACAGGGCTAAACAAAGGTACTTACAGAGGAAGGATGACCAGCTTCATCCAGTTCATCATCTCATCTCAGCTGCAGAAGCAGGTGCTTTG GTTTCCATGTTTACAAATCCCATATGGCTGGTGAAAACAAGATTGCAACTGCAAACACCTAAACACCATACTTCTCAGTATTCTGGGTTTTCTG ATGCTTTGAGAACTATTCTAAGAGAGGAGGGATTTCTTGCACTTTATAGAGGAATTGGACCTGGGCTTTTGCTG GTCACCCATGGTGCAATACAGTTCACAGCCTATGAGGAACTTCGCAAAGCTATGATATTCTTCAAAAGTACACAATCAAGGACAGACAacagaggaggcgaggagtcatTG CTGAATTCCATCGATTTTGCGGTACTTGGGGCTGGTTCAAAAGTAGCTGCTATTCTACTTACTTATCCTTACCAG GTCATCCGAGCCCGCTTGCAGGTTTCAGTTTGA